ACGTGTGTTTTATATTCATGTGCTTGGCCTCGTGGTGCTCTCTTAGTAACTTATTCGTACGGAATGCCTTCTCGCACAGCAAACactaaagcaatgaaataatcATCAGTGAACGATAATTTTGATCTAATGTAAATTCACGGCTCCATAAAAAGAGTAAACGGAGAGACATCTTATGCATTTAAActttacttaaggcgatacctcaaggtccattttcatacattttgtttcacctttaatctgggtaatttaatatgacgaaattttaaaggcagaaatatccatgattattaattatttttacgtttttctttcaactgcgagaactaatcactaactagacgtgaatttaaattctttacttgccaatacttgtttagttacccagattaaaggtgaaacaaaatgtatgaaaatggaccttgaggtatcgccttaaccaaTTAGAACATGACACTTTAGGTAGTTTCTTTCAAAAAgtaaatttggaaatatttactGGAATCTATATTAAGCAAGCAGCAGTGGACTTGCTGTGGCTAATAACAATGATGAAAAAGTGTAAAACGAATACGAATATTACATTCAACCTAACATAGCTTGCGAAATATGTGTGCCTTACATCACTGCCTACGCCTAAAAAAGAAGGCGCGATAGTATGCTATGTATACGTACGCACCTTGAACTGTTTCTCTTGATGCGTGAGCTTGTGTTTGTTCAGATTGGACGGATTGACGAATGTGGCGTTGCATTGCGAGCACTTGTACGGCTTCTCGCCGGTGTGCGTGCGCATGTGCATCACCAGGTAGTACTTGTACTTGCACTTGTACGGACACAGGTCGCAGAAGAAGTTGAATGTGTTTGTGTGCACCAACCTGATACAAAGCGGGCCTGTGTTAGATCGTCAGTAAGAGGATATACACTTGACGGAGACATTGGTAAATGTGTAAActccataatttaatattatataaactaataGTAATTCTAAAACGAAATgaacgatgttttttttatatataaagcaataattataaaaaaaatgtgaaatatgtttttttttaaatcgtgaATAGACTAATAAAATCCTCATtacaattgatattaaataatcttttataattGGTTGTTACCATAGTTATGCTACACGGTACACAATACATACTGAATATCCCTAAAGGCACCTCAAAAACTTAGAAAGTTGTTTCAGTTTtgactttaattattttcggTAGATTTGCATCAATTCTATGTTGATGCCAAAACTTGTGTATATTTTGCGGTTTCGATGTCGCATTGTTAGTCATTTGTGTTTCAAACCAACTCACATGTGATTCTTAAGTCTGGCAACAATTGGGAATTCTTTACCGCACGTATTACATTTATGTGATGTGCTCTGCTTTTGGACCGGCCGCCGACACTGACGCTCACGACGATGGGCTATTAACTTCTCCtgcagaaaataaaattacttccaCGCTAGATTTACATCAAACGCCCATTCACGTAAAATCCCTTTTTGAGATAAACTGTACAGTATATTAGTCTTCAAAGTCCTATAGGCCATACAGACAACGCAAAATACAGAAATCGTTTTGAGGCTGTATAAATAACCCCATGACCTTAGTATAGTTTTTCATTTCGAAATTATAGTATGGCACTTATGTTTATTAGtatgtatgaataataaaatataaactgataCCTAATGGTGCCATTAAAAATTACAGGTTCCTACATAAGGTTAACTTACAAAGTAATATGAGTTATGCAAACTTCcatattattctttaaaacaTCATAAATACTATTATGCATAAGGTGGCAACTATACAAATGAATCACCTAACGGTAAGCACCATAGCCCATGAACCTCTACATCATCAGTAATGTCTTTAGGAGTGGGCAAGCTAGTAACTTTTCAGGACCTCATGCTTTTGAGAAGCCTCATAATTGCAAGGGGCATAAGTAAGAACATTATCCTCATTTGGCAATTAGTAAAAGGCTTTACAAAAATGTGCCACCAGAGCCTCTCATTAGTTATTCGAGCCACTTATCACCATTGACTTCTATTTATTTGCCTATACCTGCTACAAAACAACCCAACAGTTCAACACTTTACCTTATTGGGAAATACTAATTCGCAAGGTGAGCATTTAAATTGCTTCACTTTTGGTAATTTCTTTAACATTATTCGTTCTTTCTTCTGTCTTCTCCTCTCAATCTCCTCTTCTATTTTCATCCGTTTCAActttatgttatgtaatataGAATGGAAGTCATGCTTAAAACTTGGATatgaattgtaatttaaatcatCTGAAATCAgtttattatgtatctattaatatgatttttttttaaataaatagaatctacaagaaatcattaattgCTATGATAATTTGTGTTATGTTATACATCTATAGGAATCCTATAGATagcagaatatatatttttttttataacatagtaCATACCTATAGGATTTATAAGTTTTCTAAATTTCTTGTCTGAGGTTTCACAATTAAGCTTAAAATTTAAAGCAATCTTCAACATCTCTAGACAGTCGGTGCAAATATACTTAGGCAGAGAATCATTAATATCTATCTGAAATTGCAATTTGTAGTTAATCTTAAAACAATTCATTacagtacataaaataattttaatggtatGTATAACCATTATTCAAATATGCTTGGAAAATGTTTGTTCACTCAAACCTAATAGCCTAAAAAGGAGATTGCATACCAAAGCTTAGATAAGTTAATTTGTAACTTTGGaatagctaaaatattttttcatacttgcATGCAGATCACAAACTGTTATGAGTACCTATGCAAGCTAAGCCAAAGTTACTTAGCTTACTTTTTGGACTGAAAGTGGCATAAATTAATATcctgttttatgtaaaataaaataaaacttgatgaaacatactttattataatttggaaacataaaaaaaaacatttggaaTTGTATAAAAGGAGAAAAAAGATGATTTAAGCCAATGCTTTCGCCAATCCAtgctattacaatattatgctaCAAATGTTGTATTGGTTTCAATTAAAatgttcaattcaattgaaatttttttttttattacacacaataAAAGCATAGCAAAAGTACAATACACACAACTAAacgaaaaaatacattatacaaacatattgCATCCACAATATTATGAAGGTGTATAAAACACCTACTACTTCTTGATATGTTGATTAAAATTGTAACTCCATAACAGGTAGATTATGTCAAACTTTCCTAATGTTAAACATTCATACctgtgtaaatttttttataatgaaagtgATTGTTGAATTATCCATGCAATTATACTttgtaaggggccgttcaagtaatATGGAACGCATATTGGGGGGGGGGCatttcttgtaaaacgttacgatgcgttacaagGGCAGGAGGAGGGTTTCGTACAAAgcattatgtaacattgttttatgtccgttattttgtgtaaaataattgacaatattagaaaaaaaattcactTGAATTACTTTTGGAGGGACGGCGGAGGCGTACAGATAAATGTAATGGCGCGTTACATGAGGGGATGGGGGGTCCAAAATCTTCAAACATTgcattacgtaatacttgaacggcccctaaatGTTT
This genomic window from Manduca sexta isolate Smith_Timp_Sample1 chromosome 12, JHU_Msex_v1.0, whole genome shotgun sequence contains:
- the LOC115453538 gene encoding zinc finger protein 486, which produces MAVYLTKSMLTRLNKMRYTSSSPAEVKDSNAGDQWQRLMEGPSLLSKEMICRVCARSGCTPLTEKINEFDITTAIRSVTSVTIDINDSLPKYICTDCLEMLKIALNFKLNCETSDKKFRKLINPIDDLNYNSYPSFKHDFHSILHNIKLKRMKIEEEIERRRQKKERIMLKKLPKVKQFKCSPCELVFPNKEKLIAHRRERQCRRPVQKQSTSHKCNTCGKEFPIVARLKNHMLVHTNTFNFFCDLCPYKCKYKYYLVMHMRTHTGEKPYKCSQCNATFVNPSNLNKHKLTHQEKQFKCLLCEKAFRTNKLLREHHEAKHMNIKHTCHFCGRDFCYKSDLRKHEIRHHNRLKRDYIGGEPTYKQVERMQKVQDTNEVMEQWRAEEIAVSNSMPIVQATYIDQPKEFLQTNHTIYFSDVSGLIQQPQMVQQQTVEITLPELALKKDEVKLYEAQQGIGYF